From the Arthrobacter sp. PM3 genome, one window contains:
- a CDS encoding LacI family DNA-binding transcriptional regulator, which produces MQEHATNNVMDGRAAPVSAAAVARAAGVSPASVSYVLNGKGGVSPETRRHIIHVANELGFRPRKPSQSTDPQRTRVIGLILPNIINPMFPRWAQGVISAAAESGYEVFVATTQDDPATLAQVTSTLAHRNVDGIILAASLRDDATALRTLRAARIPYVCLSRRADFLDSDFVGIDDDAAATALMQHMLSHGFTEIATVIGPRFSTASLAREQAFVRTAAAAGITISSDRKISTRVNNEGGRLAAERLFSAGTPPQAVVCGSDELAIGVMEYALSRGLRIPDDVAVAGCDGLPHSRSGLINLTSIVQPQQEMANEAFAMLLKRIDSPSATYTSKVCRHRLHVGRTCGCTPATS; this is translated from the coding sequence ATGCAGGAACATGCCACAAACAACGTCATGGACGGCCGCGCGGCGCCGGTTTCTGCCGCGGCGGTAGCGCGGGCGGCCGGGGTATCCCCGGCGTCAGTGTCCTATGTCCTCAACGGCAAGGGCGGAGTCTCGCCCGAAACGCGGCGCCACATCATCCACGTGGCCAATGAGCTGGGCTTCAGGCCCCGTAAGCCCTCGCAGTCCACGGACCCGCAGCGGACGCGGGTCATCGGACTGATCCTGCCCAACATCATCAACCCGATGTTCCCCCGTTGGGCCCAGGGCGTGATCTCCGCGGCGGCTGAATCCGGCTACGAGGTGTTCGTCGCCACCACCCAGGACGATCCCGCCACGCTCGCCCAGGTCACCTCGACGCTCGCGCACCGCAACGTGGACGGCATCATCCTCGCCGCGTCACTCCGGGACGACGCCACAGCCCTGCGGACCCTGCGTGCGGCCCGGATCCCCTACGTGTGCCTGTCCCGGCGGGCGGATTTCCTCGACTCTGACTTCGTAGGGATCGACGACGACGCCGCAGCCACCGCGCTGATGCAGCACATGCTTAGCCACGGCTTCACCGAAATCGCCACGGTGATCGGCCCGCGGTTCTCCACGGCCTCCCTGGCCCGCGAACAAGCCTTTGTCCGGACCGCCGCCGCGGCCGGGATCACCATCAGCAGCGACCGCAAGATCAGCACCCGGGTCAACAACGAGGGCGGCCGGCTGGCCGCCGAACGGCTGTTCTCCGCCGGGACCCCGCCGCAGGCCGTGGTGTGCGGCAGCGACGAACTTGCCATCGGCGTCATGGAATATGCGTTGTCCCGCGGGCTGCGTATCCCGGACGACGTCGCCGTCGCCGGCTGTGACGGCCTGCCCCACAGCCGCTCCGGGCTGATCAACCTAACCAGCATTGTCCAGCCGCAGCAGGAGATGGCCAACGAGGCCTTCGCCATGCTGCTCAAACGCATCGATTCCCCGTCCGCCACCTACACCTCCAAAGTGTGCCGGCACCGCCTGCACGTCGGCCGCACCTGCGGCTGCACGCCGGCCACGTCCTGA
- a CDS encoding MFS transporter, whose translation MSVVSAPKKMRTPQEINGVILRRVMPLLIGAYIMAFLDRTNIGMAKDRLEIDLGISATAYGIGAGLFFLTYALSEIPSNLIMHKVGARFWIMRIMITWGLISAGMAFVQGEWSFYIMRMLLGVAEAGLFPGVMYFLTQWFVVKDRAKANGMFLLGVSIANIVGAPLGGLLLTLDGLGGLHGWQWMFIVEGLPACILAYVVWKKLPDRPSQAKFLSPEEAADLEARIAAEETAGAEASGNHRLRDALKDKQILLVVGVYFTHQIAVYALSYFLPSIIGTYGKLNPLQIGLLTAIPWIYSAAGALLVPRFATDGRRSRVLVTGTMTGIVAGFALGAVGGPVLGMIGFCLAAFNFFALQPILFTYPATRLSGAALAGGIAFVNTVGLCGGFLGPYVMGFMQDATGSKLSGLWFIVAMCVVGALLSLLLKRGTEKPAAVPAAH comes from the coding sequence ATGTCAGTTGTATCCGCACCAAAGAAGATGCGCACACCGCAGGAAATAAACGGCGTAATCCTCCGCCGCGTTATGCCGCTGCTGATCGGCGCCTACATCATGGCCTTCCTGGACCGAACCAACATCGGCATGGCCAAGGACCGGCTGGAAATCGACCTCGGCATCTCCGCCACCGCGTACGGAATCGGCGCGGGGCTGTTCTTCCTGACCTACGCCCTGTCCGAGATCCCGTCCAACCTGATCATGCACAAGGTCGGGGCCCGCTTCTGGATCATGCGGATCATGATCACGTGGGGCCTGATCTCCGCCGGCATGGCCTTCGTCCAGGGCGAATGGTCCTTCTACATCATGCGGATGCTCCTGGGCGTGGCCGAGGCCGGCCTGTTCCCCGGCGTCATGTACTTCCTGACCCAGTGGTTCGTGGTGAAGGACCGGGCCAAGGCCAACGGGATGTTCCTGCTCGGTGTCTCCATCGCCAACATCGTCGGCGCCCCGCTGGGCGGCCTGCTCCTGACGCTGGACGGGCTCGGCGGCCTGCATGGCTGGCAGTGGATGTTCATCGTCGAGGGGCTCCCCGCCTGCATCCTTGCCTACGTGGTCTGGAAGAAGCTCCCGGACCGCCCCAGCCAGGCCAAGTTCCTCAGCCCCGAGGAGGCCGCCGACCTCGAGGCCCGGATCGCCGCCGAAGAGACCGCCGGCGCCGAAGCCTCCGGCAACCACCGGCTCCGCGATGCGCTCAAGGACAAGCAGATCCTCCTCGTCGTCGGCGTCTACTTCACGCACCAGATCGCCGTCTACGCCCTGTCCTACTTCCTGCCCTCCATCATCGGCACGTACGGCAAGCTCAACCCGCTGCAGATCGGCCTGCTGACCGCGATCCCGTGGATCTACTCCGCCGCCGGCGCCCTGCTGGTCCCCCGCTTCGCCACCGACGGCCGGCGTTCCCGGGTGCTTGTCACCGGCACCATGACCGGCATCGTCGCCGGCTTCGCGCTCGGCGCCGTCGGCGGTCCGGTGCTTGGCATGATCGGCTTCTGCCTCGCCGCGTTCAACTTCTTCGCCCTCCAGCCGATCCTCTTCACCTACCCCGCCACCCGGCTCAGCGGCGCCGCCCTCGCCGGCGGGATCGCGTTCGTCAACACGGTCGGTCTCTGCGGCGGCTTCCTCGGCCCCTACGTCATGGGCTTCATGCAGGACGCCACCGGCTCCAAGCTCTCCGGCCTGTGGTTCATCGTGGCCATGTGCGTGGTCGGCGCGCTGCTCTCCCTGCTGCTCAAGCGCGGCACGGAAAAGCCTGCCGCCGTCCCCGCGGCGCACTGA
- a CDS encoding SDR family oxidoreductase: MDFTAKRVLVTAGANGIGLAIANKFRELGAAVFVTDIDPDAVEKARVNGLQAAVSDVSDENQVRTLMGTVRDGLGGLDVLVNNAGIAGPTGPLETLDAAAWKATFDVNIHGQFYCIKHALPLLRQGRDASIVNLSSAAGRLGMAGRSAYSASKWAVVGLTKTLAIELGPDRIRVNAICPGAVNGPRIDAVIAAKAQMLGRPADEVSELYHNQSSLGRLIEAEDIANMAVFAASSMARNVNGQALAVDGNTEKLY; encoded by the coding sequence ATGGATTTCACCGCCAAGCGCGTCCTGGTCACGGCCGGAGCCAACGGCATCGGCCTGGCCATCGCCAACAAGTTCCGCGAACTCGGCGCCGCCGTCTTCGTCACCGATATAGACCCCGACGCCGTCGAGAAGGCCCGCGTCAACGGCCTGCAGGCAGCAGTCAGCGACGTTTCGGACGAGAACCAGGTCCGCACCCTCATGGGCACGGTCCGGGACGGGCTCGGCGGCCTCGACGTCCTCGTCAACAATGCCGGGATTGCCGGGCCCACCGGCCCGCTGGAAACCCTGGACGCCGCGGCGTGGAAGGCCACGTTCGACGTCAACATCCACGGCCAGTTCTACTGCATCAAGCATGCGCTGCCGTTGCTCCGGCAGGGCCGCGACGCCTCGATCGTGAACCTCTCGTCCGCGGCCGGCCGGCTCGGCATGGCCGGCCGCAGCGCCTATTCTGCGTCCAAGTGGGCCGTCGTCGGGCTGACCAAGACCCTCGCGATCGAACTCGGCCCGGACCGGATCCGGGTCAACGCGATCTGCCCCGGCGCCGTCAATGGTCCCCGGATCGACGCCGTCATCGCCGCCAAGGCGCAGATGCTGGGGCGACCGGCCGACGAGGTCTCGGAGCTCTACCACAACCAGTCGTCGCTGGGCCGGCTGATCGAGGCCGAGGACATCGCCAACATGGCCGTCTTCGCCGCCAGCAGCATGGCCCGCAACGTCAACGGCCAGGCCCTCGCCGTCGACGGCAACACCGAAAAGCTCTACTGA
- a CDS encoding 3-keto-5-aminohexanoate cleavage protein, which yields MAAVRKVIITSAVTGAIHTPSMSPHLPVSPDEIADAALGAAEAGAAIVHMHARDPRDGRPSQDPEHFAPILDKLKRNTDAVINITTGGSPHMSVEERMRPAALFKPELASLNMGSMNFGLYPMLERFTEFGHAWEREGLEKSRDLVFKNTFQDIETILGIGNENGTRFEFECYDISHLNNLAHFHARGLARGPLFVQSVFGLLGGIGAHPEDLMHMRRTADRLLGQDYEWSILGAGKNQMPLATIGAAMGSHVRVGLEDSLWIGPGQLAASNAEQVTRIRTILEALNFEVATPDEARQMLQLKGRDNVGF from the coding sequence ATGGCTGCTGTCCGCAAGGTCATCATCACCAGCGCCGTCACCGGCGCCATCCACACCCCGTCCATGTCCCCGCATCTGCCGGTCTCGCCCGATGAGATTGCCGACGCCGCGCTCGGCGCCGCAGAGGCCGGCGCCGCCATTGTGCACATGCACGCCCGCGATCCCAGGGACGGCCGCCCCTCGCAGGATCCGGAACACTTCGCGCCCATCCTGGACAAGCTCAAGCGCAACACCGACGCCGTCATCAACATCACCACGGGCGGCTCGCCGCACATGAGCGTGGAGGAACGGATGCGGCCGGCGGCTCTCTTCAAGCCCGAGCTCGCCTCCCTCAACATGGGCTCAATGAACTTCGGGCTGTACCCGATGCTGGAGCGCTTCACCGAATTCGGCCACGCCTGGGAACGCGAGGGTCTCGAAAAGAGCCGGGACCTCGTCTTCAAGAACACCTTCCAGGACATCGAAACGATTCTGGGGATCGGCAACGAGAACGGCACGCGCTTCGAATTCGAGTGCTACGACATCTCGCACCTGAACAACCTCGCCCACTTCCACGCCCGCGGACTGGCCCGCGGCCCGCTGTTCGTCCAGTCTGTCTTTGGCTTGCTCGGCGGCATCGGCGCCCACCCCGAGGACCTGATGCACATGCGCCGCACCGCGGACCGGCTGCTGGGCCAGGACTACGAATGGTCCATCCTGGGTGCCGGCAAGAACCAGATGCCGCTGGCCACGATTGGCGCCGCCATGGGCTCCCACGTCCGTGTGGGACTGGAGGATTCCCTCTGGATCGGTCCCGGACAGCTCGCCGCTTCGAACGCCGAACAGGTCACCCGGATCCGCACCATCCTGGAGGCCCTCAACTTTGAGGTCGCCACGCCCGACGAGGCCCGGCAGATGCTGCAGCTCAAGGGCCGCGACAACGTGGGGTTCTGA
- a CDS encoding glycerate kinase, whose amino-acid sequence MNILVAPDSFKGTFSAAEVAAHIAAGIRSAGGAARELPVADGGEGTFEALAAGLDARPVRVATVGPWGEPVDAVIGLTDGGTAVVELAAASGLNLPSCTGRDPVAASTYGTGVLIAEAARYGARRILVAAGGSATTDGGVGAIAAIEDRGGILGAEIVVLSDVTTRFSDAARVFGPQKGAGQDTVGLLTRRLDMLAESFAHDYGRDPRPVDRTGAAGGFSGGLWARYGASLVSGADYVLDLLGFDAHLAGSSAVVVGEGRLDSQTGQGKIIAAILARAGTTPVYAVVGSVDPDFGAAADRFAGIIVAGTPAAMAAAGAELAGVVPQSPRPRDMPSVRAHQWT is encoded by the coding sequence GTGAACATCCTCGTGGCCCCGGACAGCTTCAAGGGCACGTTCAGCGCGGCCGAGGTCGCCGCGCACATCGCGGCGGGCATCCGGTCCGCCGGCGGCGCCGCCCGCGAACTGCCCGTGGCCGACGGCGGCGAGGGCACCTTCGAGGCGCTCGCCGCCGGGCTGGATGCCCGGCCCGTCCGGGTCGCCACCGTAGGTCCGTGGGGCGAACCGGTCGACGCGGTGATCGGGCTGACCGACGGCGGAACCGCCGTCGTCGAACTTGCGGCCGCGAGCGGCCTGAACCTGCCCTCCTGCACGGGCCGGGACCCGGTCGCGGCCAGCACCTACGGCACCGGCGTACTGATCGCGGAGGCCGCCCGCTACGGCGCACGGCGCATCCTGGTGGCGGCCGGCGGCTCGGCCACGACCGACGGCGGCGTCGGGGCCATCGCCGCAATCGAGGACCGCGGGGGGATTCTCGGCGCGGAGATCGTGGTCCTCAGCGACGTCACGACCCGTTTCAGCGACGCGGCCCGGGTTTTCGGTCCGCAGAAAGGCGCCGGGCAGGACACGGTCGGGCTGCTCACGCGCAGGCTGGACATGCTCGCCGAGTCGTTCGCCCACGACTACGGGCGTGATCCGCGGCCGGTGGACCGCACCGGCGCAGCCGGCGGGTTCTCCGGCGGCCTGTGGGCCCGCTACGGCGCCAGCCTGGTTTCGGGAGCGGATTATGTGCTGGACCTGCTGGGCTTCGATGCACACCTGGCCGGGAGCAGCGCGGTGGTGGTCGGCGAGGGCCGGCTGGATTCCCAGACCGGCCAGGGAAAGATCATTGCCGCCATCCTGGCCCGGGCAGGCACCACGCCCGTGTACGCCGTGGTGGGATCGGTGGATCCGGACTTTGGCGCCGCCGCCGACCGTTTTGCCGGCATCATCGTGGCCGGAACTCCTGCCGCAATGGCAGCCGCGGGCGCTGAACTGGCCGGGGTGGTCCCGCAGTCTCCCCGGCCGCGGGACATGCCCTCCGTTAGGGCTCACCAGTGGACATAG
- a CDS encoding carboxymuconolactone decarboxylase family protein — MNETAAPQNPEHRRVFLDKEHPAAWRALNGLGLKAKEAAAEAGLDGKLIELLNVRISQINGCAFCLDLHVGDALKNGESPQRLAVLPAWRDTPLFSEKERAALTLAEAITSISDAHARDHEGAQARKHLTAEEFSAVSWLAITMNAFNRVSIVSQHPVRPPRGAAAQD, encoded by the coding sequence ATGAACGAAACCGCGGCACCGCAGAATCCCGAGCACCGGAGGGTCTTTCTTGACAAGGAGCACCCCGCTGCTTGGCGCGCACTGAACGGGCTGGGCCTGAAGGCCAAGGAGGCGGCCGCCGAGGCCGGGCTGGACGGGAAGTTGATCGAGCTTCTGAATGTCCGCATCTCGCAGATCAACGGCTGCGCCTTCTGCCTGGACCTGCATGTGGGCGATGCCCTTAAGAACGGCGAATCGCCCCAACGCCTCGCGGTCCTGCCGGCATGGCGGGACACCCCGCTGTTCTCCGAGAAGGAACGCGCGGCCCTGACGCTTGCCGAGGCCATCACCTCCATTTCCGATGCCCACGCCCGCGATCACGAGGGCGCCCAGGCCCGGAAGCACCTGACGGCCGAGGAATTTTCCGCCGTCAGCTGGCTGGCCATCACGATGAACGCGTTCAACCGGGTCTCCATCGTCAGCCAGCACCCGGTCCGTCCACCCCGCGGCGCAGCCGCCCAGGATTAA
- a CDS encoding sulfate/molybdate ABC transporter ATP-binding protein — translation MSVRIDAAIAARGFDVSLSLAAGETLAVLGPNGAGKSTLLAVMAGLLRPDAGRCEVDGRILFDLGPGANTWTAPHRRGTALLAQEPLLFPHLSALDNVAFGPRSAGMGIAAARETARHWLAEVDAAALAARRPGELSGGQAQRVAVARALAAAPDLLLLDEPMAALDVHAAPLLRRLLKRVLAGRRAVIVTHDVLDAYMLADRVIVLEGGRISEEGPVREVLRRPRSRFAAGLAGLNLVSGTVTAAGIRSAEGLEFAGQHDDPLIPGQAGVAAFAPSAVSVFLSEAHGSPRNSFRVTITDLEPHGDQVRVRAGDLAADITPAASADLGLAPGLEAYFVVKAAAVAIYPA, via the coding sequence GTGAGCGTCCGGATTGATGCCGCCATCGCTGCCCGCGGCTTCGACGTCTCCCTGAGCCTGGCGGCGGGCGAAACCCTCGCGGTCCTGGGCCCCAACGGAGCGGGCAAGTCCACGCTGCTCGCCGTCATGGCGGGCCTGCTCCGCCCGGATGCCGGCAGGTGCGAGGTGGACGGCAGGATCCTGTTCGATCTCGGCCCCGGGGCGAACACGTGGACGGCGCCCCACCGCCGCGGGACGGCCCTCCTGGCGCAGGAGCCGCTGTTGTTTCCGCACTTGAGCGCGCTGGACAACGTCGCCTTCGGACCCCGGAGCGCCGGCATGGGCATAGCCGCGGCCCGGGAAACGGCGCGGCACTGGCTGGCCGAAGTCGACGCCGCCGCGCTCGCAGCCCGGCGGCCCGGGGAACTGTCCGGCGGGCAGGCGCAGCGGGTGGCCGTGGCGCGTGCGCTGGCCGCCGCCCCCGACCTCCTGCTGCTCGATGAGCCCATGGCGGCCCTCGATGTTCACGCCGCGCCGCTGCTGCGCCGGTTGCTCAAGCGCGTCCTCGCCGGGCGCCGCGCCGTCATTGTCACCCATGACGTCCTGGACGCCTACATGCTCGCGGACCGGGTGATTGTCCTGGAAGGCGGCCGGATCAGCGAGGAGGGCCCCGTCCGTGAGGTGCTCCGGCGGCCGCGGAGCCGCTTCGCCGCCGGCCTGGCGGGGCTGAACCTGGTATCGGGAACCGTGACCGCGGCCGGCATCCGTTCCGCCGAGGGCCTGGAATTTGCCGGGCAGCATGATGACCCCCTGATCCCCGGGCAGGCCGGCGTGGCCGCCTTTGCGCCGTCGGCCGTCTCCGTATTCCTCAGCGAGGCGCACGGCAGCCCGCGGAACTCGTTCCGGGTGACGATCACGGACCTCGAACCGCACGGGGACCAGGTCCGCGTCCGGGCAGGGGACCTGGCGGCCGACATCACGCCGGCGGCCTCCGCGGACCTCGGCCTGGCCCCGGGGCTGGAGGCCTACTTCGTGGTCAAGGCCGCGGCGGTGGCGATTTACCCGGCGTAG
- a CDS encoding ABC transporter permease, producing MPGSAHREHRMRHGGGYAGIPRWIYGVAAVGAVFVLLPLAAVVARVNWAQFVPLITSDASLTALGLSLRTSAASTVLCLVLGVPLALVLARAQFRGQRLLRSFVLLPLVLPPVVGGIALLYTFGRQGLLGRSLQVAGIQIAFSTTAVVLAQAFVALPFLVVSLEGALRSAGSRYEAVAATLGARPTTVLRRVTLPLVLPGLASGAVLSFARSLGEFGATLTFAGSLQGVTRTLPLEIYLQRETDADAAVALSLVLVAVAVAVVGLSYRRPPGTGGGGAPELPSAPEKVVP from the coding sequence ATGCCGGGTTCGGCGCACCGTGAGCACCGCATGAGGCACGGCGGCGGGTACGCGGGGATTCCACGGTGGATCTATGGCGTCGCCGCGGTGGGGGCAGTATTCGTCCTCCTTCCCCTCGCCGCCGTCGTCGCGCGGGTCAACTGGGCGCAGTTCGTCCCGTTGATCACCTCGGACGCGTCCCTGACCGCCCTGGGACTGAGCCTGCGCACCTCGGCGGCGAGCACGGTCCTGTGCCTCGTGCTTGGCGTCCCGCTGGCGCTCGTCCTGGCCCGCGCGCAGTTCCGCGGGCAGCGGCTGCTGCGCTCCTTCGTCCTGCTGCCGCTGGTCCTGCCGCCCGTCGTTGGGGGCATCGCGCTGCTTTACACCTTTGGCAGGCAGGGGCTGCTCGGGCGCTCGCTGCAGGTCGCCGGCATCCAGATCGCGTTTTCCACGACGGCGGTGGTCCTCGCCCAGGCCTTCGTGGCGCTCCCGTTCCTCGTGGTGAGCCTCGAGGGGGCGCTGCGCTCGGCCGGGAGCCGGTACGAGGCCGTCGCCGCGACGCTTGGGGCCCGCCCCACCACGGTGCTGCGCCGGGTGACCCTTCCACTGGTGCTGCCGGGGCTCGCGTCCGGAGCCGTGCTCTCCTTCGCGCGCAGCCTGGGCGAGTTCGGCGCCACGCTCACGTTCGCCGGAAGCCTGCAGGGCGTCACCCGCACCCTTCCGCTGGAGATCTACCTGCAGCGTGAGACCGACGCCGACGCCGCCGTCGCGCTTTCACTGGTCCTAGTCGCGGTGGCCGTCGCCGTCGTCGGACTGTCCTACCGGCGCCCGCCGGGAACCGGCGGAGGCGGGGCGCCGGAGTTGCCGTCGGCGCCGGAGAAGGTGGTGCCGTGA
- the modA gene encoding molybdate ABC transporter substrate-binding protein, which translates to MKLGNRIAAVVMAAAVSGAAAACAAPADRNPAAGDSGRTLTVFAAASLKAPFTKLAATFEEGHPGTKVALSFAGSSDLVTQISQGAPADVFASADTRNMTKLADAGLLDGAAANFATNVLAIAVPPANPASIASFADLARPGVRVVVCAGQVPCGAATAAVEKATGVTLKPVSEESSVTDVLGKVTSGEADAGIVYVTDVKAAGDKVKGIPFAEAGKAVNVYPIATVGSSRNKELAAAFSALVTGAEGKKVLADAGFGAP; encoded by the coding sequence ATGAAGCTGGGCAACAGGATTGCCGCCGTCGTCATGGCCGCGGCCGTGTCCGGTGCCGCCGCAGCTTGCGCCGCACCGGCAGACCGGAATCCTGCAGCCGGGGACTCCGGGAGGACCCTCACCGTGTTTGCCGCCGCCTCGCTCAAGGCACCCTTCACCAAGCTTGCGGCCACCTTTGAAGAGGGCCACCCGGGCACCAAAGTGGCTCTGAGTTTCGCCGGCTCCTCCGACCTCGTCACCCAAATCAGCCAGGGAGCCCCCGCCGATGTGTTCGCGTCGGCCGACACCAGGAACATGACCAAGCTCGCCGATGCCGGTCTGCTGGATGGTGCAGCCGCGAATTTCGCCACCAACGTGCTGGCGATCGCAGTCCCGCCGGCCAACCCGGCGTCGATCGCGTCCTTCGCCGACCTCGCCCGCCCGGGCGTCCGGGTGGTGGTGTGCGCCGGCCAGGTGCCCTGCGGCGCCGCCACGGCCGCCGTCGAAAAAGCCACCGGCGTGACGCTGAAACCGGTCAGCGAGGAATCCTCCGTCACCGACGTTCTGGGCAAGGTGACCTCGGGCGAGGCCGACGCCGGCATCGTCTATGTCACGGACGTGAAGGCCGCCGGTGACAAGGTCAAGGGAATCCCCTTCGCCGAAGCGGGCAAGGCCGTCAACGTGTACCCCATCGCCACCGTGGGTTCCAGCAGGAACAAGGAACTGGCGGCTGCCTTCAGCGCGCTGGTCACCGGCGCCGAGGGCAAAAAGGTCCTGGCCGATGCCGGGTTCGGCGCACCGTGA
- a CDS encoding molybdopterin-binding protein, with translation MPNIRVSEAARFLGVSDDTVRRWIEQGSLTPLKDDAGRLAVDGLELAKLARDQAQLPDDPAQVGSSARNRFVGLVTAITADTVMAQVELQCGPFRVVSLMSSEAVRDLGLELGSVATAVVKATTVIIETPKGKGIA, from the coding sequence ATGCCTAATATTCGCGTCTCCGAAGCGGCCCGGTTCCTCGGCGTCAGCGACGACACCGTCCGGCGCTGGATTGAGCAGGGAAGCCTGACGCCTCTCAAGGACGATGCCGGCCGCCTGGCAGTGGACGGCCTGGAACTGGCGAAACTGGCCCGGGACCAGGCCCAGCTTCCCGACGATCCGGCCCAAGTGGGAAGTTCGGCCCGGAACCGTTTCGTCGGACTCGTCACCGCCATTACGGCGGACACCGTGATGGCGCAGGTGGAGCTGCAGTGCGGACCGTTCCGCGTGGTGTCCCTGATGAGCAGCGAGGCCGTGCGCGACCTCGGGCTGGAGCTCGGCTCCGTGGCGACCGCCGTCGTGAAAGCCACCACCGTGATCATCGAAACACCCAAGGGAAAGGGCATCGCATGA
- a CDS encoding FAD-binding oxidoreductase, whose product MKWVRPGHPEYDETRKVFNTMIDRHPAVIARCAGPADVAEALAYARSHGLDVAVRAGGHSVAGMSTNEGGLVVDVRPMKSITVDPDGQTATVGAGVTWGEFDRATQEHGLATTGGRASTTGVAGFTLGGGSGWLERSYGFACDNLVSVNLVTADGERVTASAAENPELFWALHGGGGNFGVATEFTFKLHRLGPQVMAGLMLWPGAAAAEISRGYRDIALAAPDAVGGALVYLTAPPEPFVPDDMVGNLAVGMAFLYAGDPAEGAEHAEAFRALGPAVDLVDEMNYADFQCMIDDPPNLYHYWSADYHDELPDAALDVTVDAARHLPEPYSQQLIVRWGGAVAGPAAAGTPLQNRAAQWVTHPYGMEATPAAAQDAKAWVKKFRADIAPYANGGVWLNFVGDEGQDRVRAAFGEENYARLARVKREFDPGNVFHGNQNIRPAAAV is encoded by the coding sequence ATGAAGTGGGTCAGGCCGGGTCATCCGGAGTACGACGAAACACGAAAAGTCTTCAATACGATGATCGACCGCCATCCGGCCGTCATCGCCCGATGCGCAGGCCCGGCCGACGTCGCCGAGGCCCTGGCCTACGCCCGGTCGCACGGCCTCGACGTGGCCGTCCGCGCGGGAGGCCATTCGGTGGCCGGGATGTCCACCAATGAGGGCGGCCTGGTGGTGGACGTCCGCCCGATGAAATCGATCACCGTGGACCCGGACGGGCAGACCGCCACTGTCGGGGCCGGAGTGACGTGGGGCGAGTTCGACCGTGCCACCCAGGAACACGGCCTGGCCACCACCGGCGGCCGGGCCTCCACCACCGGTGTCGCGGGGTTCACCCTGGGCGGCGGCTCCGGCTGGCTGGAGCGCAGCTACGGATTCGCCTGCGACAACCTGGTTTCCGTCAACCTCGTGACCGCGGACGGGGAGCGCGTCACGGCGAGCGCTGCTGAGAACCCGGAGCTGTTCTGGGCCCTGCACGGCGGAGGCGGCAACTTCGGCGTGGCCACGGAGTTTACGTTCAAACTGCACCGGCTCGGCCCCCAGGTCATGGCCGGGCTCATGCTCTGGCCAGGTGCCGCCGCTGCGGAGATCAGCCGCGGCTACCGGGACATCGCCCTGGCCGCGCCCGACGCCGTCGGCGGCGCACTGGTGTACCTCACCGCCCCGCCGGAGCCGTTTGTCCCCGACGACATGGTGGGCAACCTCGCCGTGGGAATGGCGTTCCTCTACGCCGGGGACCCGGCCGAAGGCGCCGAACACGCCGAGGCGTTCCGCGCGCTCGGCCCGGCCGTGGACCTTGTGGACGAGATGAATTATGCCGATTTCCAGTGCATGATCGATGACCCGCCCAACCTTTATCACTACTGGAGTGCCGACTACCACGATGAGTTGCCGGATGCCGCCCTGGACGTGACAGTGGACGCGGCCCGGCACCTTCCCGAGCCGTATTCCCAGCAGCTTATTGTCCGCTGGGGCGGCGCGGTCGCCGGCCCGGCAGCCGCCGGCACTCCGCTGCAGAACCGCGCCGCCCAGTGGGTTACCCACCCCTATGGAATGGAGGCAACGCCGGCGGCCGCGCAGGACGCCAAGGCGTGGGTGAAGAAGTTCCGGGCGGACATCGCGCCGTACGCCAACGGCGGGGTCTGGCTGAACTTCGTCGGGGACGAGGGCCAGGACCGCGTCCGGGCCGCGTTCGGCGAGGAAAACTATGCCCGGCTGGCGCGGGTGAAGCGCGAGTTCGACCCCGGGAACGTCTTCCACGGCAACCAGAACATCCGTCCCGCCGCCGCGGTGTGA